Proteins encoded together in one Nostoc sp. PCC 7524 window:
- a CDS encoding S-(hydroxymethyl)glutathione dehydrogenase/class III alcohol dehydrogenase — protein MEVKAAVAYSAGKPLTIETVQLEGPKTGEVLVEIKASGVCHTDAFTLSGADPEGLFPAILGHEGAGVVVEVGAGVTSVKPGDHVIPLYTPECRQCAYCLSFKTNLCQAIRATQGRGVMPDGTSRFTIDGQMIHHYMGTSTFSNYTVLPEIAVAKIREDAPFDKVCYIGCGVTTGVGAVINTAKVEPGANVVVFGLGGIGLNVIQGARMVGANMIVGVDINPSKRALAEKFGMTHFVNPQEVEGDLVAYLVDLTKGGADYSFECIGNVKVMRQALECCHKGWGVSVVIGVAGAGEEISTRPFQLVTGRVWKGSAFGGARGRTDVPKIVDWYMDGKINIDDLITHVMPIEKINDALDLMHRGESIRSVVTF, from the coding sequence GTGGAAGTTAAAGCAGCAGTAGCTTACAGTGCGGGTAAGCCATTAACGATTGAAACTGTTCAACTTGAGGGGCCAAAAACTGGAGAAGTTTTAGTAGAAATCAAAGCTAGTGGGGTTTGTCATACTGATGCCTTTACCCTTTCTGGTGCTGATCCTGAAGGTTTATTTCCAGCCATTTTAGGACATGAAGGCGCGGGTGTGGTGGTAGAGGTGGGTGCTGGTGTCACTAGCGTCAAGCCAGGGGATCATGTAATACCCCTGTACACTCCCGAATGTCGGCAATGTGCATATTGTTTGAGTTTCAAAACTAATCTTTGCCAAGCTATTCGCGCTACTCAAGGACGTGGTGTGATGCCCGATGGCACTAGCCGTTTTACTATCGACGGGCAGATGATTCATCACTATATGGGTACATCGACTTTTTCTAATTACACAGTGCTACCAGAAATTGCTGTGGCGAAAATTCGAGAAGATGCCCCCTTTGATAAAGTTTGTTACATCGGTTGTGGCGTAACCACAGGTGTTGGTGCAGTTATTAATACAGCCAAGGTAGAACCAGGAGCGAATGTAGTAGTTTTCGGACTGGGGGGTATTGGCTTAAATGTCATTCAAGGGGCGCGGATGGTAGGGGCTAATATGATTGTCGGGGTGGATATTAACCCTAGCAAGCGAGCATTAGCGGAAAAATTTGGGATGACACACTTTGTTAACCCCCAGGAAGTAGAGGGTGATTTAGTTGCTTACTTGGTTGATTTAACTAAAGGTGGTGCTGATTACAGTTTTGAATGTATTGGCAACGTCAAAGTTATGCGTCAAGCATTAGAATGCTGTCACAAAGGTTGGGGTGTAAGTGTAGTTATTGGTGTTGCTGGTGCAGGTGAGGAAATTAGCACTCGTCCCTTTCAGCTGGTAACTGGGCGTGTATGGAAAGGTTCAGCATTTGGTGGTGCGAGAGGGCGGACAGATGTCCCGAAAATTGTTGATTGGTATATGGATGGAAAAATCAATATTGATGATTTAATTACTCACGTTATGCCCATTGAAAAGATTAATGATGCTTTAGATTTAATGCACAGAGGCGAATCAATTCGCAGTGTGGTGACGTTTTAG
- a CDS encoding valine--pyruvate transaminase, giving the protein MNPALTKIGAQMSNLTGVRAIMKDIIETLKASAGQELINLSAGNPLILPEVEQLWRDYTAELLASSEYGEVVCRYGSSQGYAPLIEAIAKDFNQRYGLNLTERNILITPGSQSLYFYAANAFGGYTSNGELKQIVLPLSPDYTGYGGVCLFPEALLAYKPTLDIDASNHKFKYRPDFSQLSVTDNTGCIIFSRPCNPTGNVMTEDEVKKIAALAASYDVPVLIDSAYAPPFPALNFTDMQPVFGNNIIHCMSLSKAGLPGERIGIAIGDEQWIQVLECFQTNLCIHPSRYGQAIASRAINSGSLAQIAETVIRPFYQEKFTVLEDTLNAAMPKDLPWFLHRGEGAIFAWLWLKDLPITDWEFYQELKKVGVIVVPGSTFFPGLKEEWQHKHQCLRISLTGSNEEITLGMQRLAKAAEQVYQSAVMSA; this is encoded by the coding sequence ATGAACCCTGCCCTAACTAAAATTGGCGCTCAAATGTCCAACCTAACTGGTGTACGAGCGATTATGAAGGACATTATCGAAACGTTAAAAGCCAGTGCGGGGCAGGAATTAATTAATCTAAGTGCGGGCAACCCGTTGATTTTACCGGAGGTAGAGCAGTTATGGCGGGATTATACGGCAGAACTTTTAGCTAGTTCAGAGTATGGAGAGGTAGTTTGCCGTTATGGTTCTAGTCAGGGTTATGCACCTTTAATTGAGGCGATCGCTAAGGATTTTAATCAACGCTACGGTTTAAACTTAACTGAGCGCAATATCTTAATCACCCCTGGTAGTCAAAGTCTTTACTTCTATGCTGCCAATGCTTTCGGTGGGTATACCAGCAATGGGGAACTCAAGCAAATAGTATTGCCCCTGAGTCCCGATTATACAGGCTATGGGGGTGTGTGCTTGTTTCCAGAGGCTTTACTGGCTTACAAGCCAACTTTAGATATTGACGCATCCAACCATAAATTCAAATATCGCCCCGATTTTAGCCAACTATCAGTCACAGACAACACAGGCTGCATTATCTTCTCCCGTCCCTGCAACCCAACAGGCAACGTCATGACTGAAGATGAAGTGAAGAAAATTGCTGCCTTGGCTGCTAGCTACGATGTACCAGTGTTAATTGATTCCGCTTATGCTCCTCCATTCCCGGCGTTAAACTTCACAGATATGCAGCCAGTATTTGGCAATAACATCATCCACTGCATGAGCTTATCCAAAGCTGGGCTACCAGGAGAACGCATCGGTATTGCCATTGGGGATGAACAATGGATACAAGTTTTAGAATGTTTCCAGACGAATTTGTGCATTCATCCCTCACGCTATGGACAGGCGATCGCATCTCGTGCTATCAACTCTGGTAGTTTGGCACAAATTGCCGAAACCGTGATTCGTCCCTTTTACCAGGAGAAGTTTACTGTTTTAGAAGATACCTTAAATGCTGCCATGCCCAAGGATTTACCTTGGTTCCTCCATCGTGGTGAAGGGGCTATCTTCGCTTGGTTGTGGTTAAAGGATCTACCCATCACTGATTGGGAATTCTATCAAGAACTGAAAAAAGTCGGTGTAATTGTAGTTCCTGGTAGTACATTCTTCCCAGGTTTGAAAGAAGAATGGCAACACAAGCATCAATGTTTACGCATTAGCCTCACAGGTAGCAATGAGGAAATTACTCTGGGAATGCAACGTTTAGCTAAAGCCGCAGAGCAAGTTTATCAAAGTGCAGTGATGAGTGCTTGA
- the rimM gene encoding ribosome maturation factor RimM (Essential for efficient processing of 16S rRNA): MNSEELKEGKGSRKARGKAKTKKPQSPIPNPQSPIPNLDDWIEIGKIVAPQGLSGELRVYPNTDFPERFEEPGQRWLLYPGKTEPQPIELLTGRYIEGKNLYVITLAGVDNRNQAEELRDCRLFVPVSDRPQLGEDEYHVIDLIGLEVFLQTSGELVGTVVDVMAAGHDLLEVKLPELPASKQKQKTVLIPFVKEIVPVVDLPAHRIEINPPAGLLELATGS; encoded by the coding sequence ATGAATAGCGAAGAATTAAAAGAAGGTAAGGGGAGTAGAAAAGCAAGGGGAAAGGCAAAAACTAAAAAACCCCAATCCCCAATCCCCAATCCCCAATCCCCAATCCCCAACCTTGATGATTGGATTGAAATAGGTAAAATCGTGGCTCCACAAGGTTTGTCTGGAGAGTTAAGAGTTTACCCTAACACTGACTTTCCCGAACGTTTTGAAGAACCGGGACAACGTTGGCTGTTGTATCCAGGAAAGACGGAACCGCAACCGATTGAGTTGTTAACAGGACGTTACATAGAAGGCAAAAACCTATATGTGATTACATTGGCTGGTGTAGATAATCGCAACCAAGCCGAAGAATTACGCGACTGTAGATTATTTGTACCAGTCAGCGATCGCCCCCAATTAGGTGAAGATGAATATCATGTCATCGATTTAATAGGTTTGGAAGTTTTTCTGCAAACATCGGGTGAACTGGTGGGTACTGTGGTAGATGTGATGGCCGCAGGTCATGATTTATTAGAGGTTAAGTTACCAGAATTGCCTGCTAGTAAGCAAAAACAAAAGACAGTTTTAATTCCCTTTGTTAAAGAGATTGTCCCTGTAGTAGATTTACCAGCCCATCGCATTGAAATTAATCCACCTGCTGGGTTACTGGAATTAGCGACTGGCAGTTAG
- a CDS encoding AbrB/MazE/SpoVT family DNA-binding domain-containing protein, producing MQVQKVRKVGNSLGITLPKETLQKLRVKEGDSLFITETPGGVYITAHDPEFEKAMEAYRKVSTKYRNALRELAK from the coding sequence ATGCAAGTACAAAAAGTTCGTAAAGTGGGTAACTCTTTGGGTATTACCCTTCCTAAAGAAACTCTTCAAAAGCTTAGAGTAAAGGAAGGAGATAGCTTGTTTATTACAGAGACCCCTGGTGGTGTTTATATAACTGCTCATGATCCAGAATTTGAAAAAGCAATGGAAGCTTATCGAAAAGTAAGCACGAAATACAGGAACGCATTACGTGAGTTGGCAAAGTAA
- a CDS encoding type II toxin-antitoxin system death-on-curing family toxin: MSWQSNIFWLNEKIILAIHDDQLAVHGGRSGIRDYNLLLASLDRPKNLLAYGEPTPNIFDLAAAYAFGFTNNHAFIDGNKRVGFVAAATFLELNGYSFDVPEVEVVFTFERLADKKETQESIGIWFKNNSIENSTE; encoded by the coding sequence GTGAGTTGGCAAAGTAATATTTTTTGGTTGAATGAAAAAATCATACTGGCTATTCATGATGACCAGTTAGCTGTACATGGTGGAAGATCCGGTATAAGGGACTACAATCTACTTCTAGCCAGTTTAGATAGACCGAAAAATCTTTTGGCTTACGGAGAGCCAACTCCTAATATTTTTGATTTAGCTGCTGCTTATGCTTTTGGATTCACAAATAACCATGCGTTCATAGATGGTAATAAACGAGTGGGTTTTGTTGCAGCAGCTACTTTTCTGGAATTAAATGGCTACTCCTTTGATGTTCCTGAAGTAGAAGTTGTTTTTACCTTTGAAAGACTAGCCGATAAAAAAGAAACACAAGAATCTATAGGGATTTGGTTTAAAAATAATTCTATTGAAAATAGCACTGAGTAA